In the Danio rerio strain Tuebingen ecotype United States chromosome 8, GRCz12tu, whole genome shotgun sequence genome, one interval contains:
- the LOC141375853 gene encoding E3 ubiquitin-protein ligase RBBP6-like, with the protein MSCVHYRFQSRLTYDSLQFEGLNISAGELKRQIMRSKRLKFCQLKISNAQTDEEYTDDALIPKNTSVIIRRIPAAGLKSSNRRFVGHQAGRWRKPSPRADPSLLSLEQLLKTENLAEAKASEEDKLKAVMYQSSLCYYSSRAAAPRRTSASGRAQGFLLEVDDPDRKGVMIDGSGRYVIPIIDAEAYAAEKRKRPSFSCQTEPLPSSSSAGAASSVRDAGGKRSRSPSSPETRGDQKRPRR; encoded by the exons atgtcttgtgttcactacaggttccagagtcgactcacctacgactcgctccagtttgaaggcctcaacatcagcgcgggggagctgaagcggcagatcatgaggagcaagaggctgaagttctgccagctgaagatcagcaacgcccagactgatgaag aatacacagatgatgctctcatccctaaaaacacgtcggtcatcatcagacggatccctgcggcgggactgaagtcctcaaacagaagatttgttgg acatcaagctggacgctggcgtaaaccttcacctagagctgatccttcactcctctcactggagcagttgttgaag actgagaatctggctgaggcaaaggcgtcagaggaggacaagctgaaagcggtgatgtaccagtccagcctgtgctactactccagcag ggcagccgctccgcgccgcacaagcgcatccggaagagcacagggattcctgttggaggtggacgacccagaccgaaagggagtcatgatagacggcagcggcagatacgtcattcccatcatagacgc tgaggcctatgctgctgagaagagaaagaggccgtccttctcctgccagaccgagcctttgccctcctcgtcctcagcaggtgcggcatcttcggtccgggacgccggagggaaacggtcccgctccccatcttcaccagagacgcgcggcgaccagaagagaccacgtcgctga
- the LOC141375852 gene encoding E3 ubiquitin-protein ligase RBBP6-like isoform X1: protein MSCVHYRFQSRLTYDSLQFEGLNISAGELKRQIMRSKRLKFCQLKISNAQTDEEYTDDALIPKNTSVIIRRIPAAGLKSSNRRFVGHQAGRWREPSPRADPSLLSLEQLLKTENLAEAKASEEDKLKAVMYQSSLCYYSSSEAMRLLGIPGHHIRHCPTNVGSRSAPHKRIRKSTGIPRSFLLEVDDPDRKGVMIDGSGRYVIPIIDAEAYAAEKRKRPSFSCQTEPLPSSSSAGAASSVQDAGGKRSRSPSSPETRGDQKRPRR from the exons atgtcttgtgttcactacaggttccagagtcgactcacctacgactcgctccagtttgaaggcctcaacatcagcgcgggggagctgaagcggcagatcatgaggagcaagaggctgaagttctgccagctgaagatcagcaacgcccagactgatgaag aatacacagatgatgctctcatccctaaaaacacgtcggtcatcatcagacggatccctgcggcgggactgaagtcctcaaacagaagatttgttgg acatcaagctggacgctggcgtgaaccttcacctagagctgatccttcactcctctcactggagcagttgttgaag actgagaatctggctgaggcaaaggcgtcagaggaggacaagctgaaagcggtgatgtaccagtccagcctgtgctactactccagcag tgaggccatgaggctgcttgggatcccgggacaccacattaggcactgccccactaatgtg ggcagccgctccgcgccgcacaagcgcatccggaagagcacagggattccccgcagcttcctgttggaggtggacgacccagaccgaaagggagtcatgatagacggcagcggccgatacgtcattcccatcatagacgc tgaggcctatgctgctgagaagagaaagaggccgtccttctcctgccagaccgagcctttgccctcctcgtcctcagcaggtgcggcatcttcggtccaggacgccggagggaaacggtcccgctccccatcttcaccagagacgcgcggcgaccagaagagaccacgtcgctga
- the LOC141375852 gene encoding E3 ubiquitin-protein ligase RBBP6-like isoform X2, protein MSCVHYRFQSRLTYDSLQFEGLNISAGELKRQIMRSKRLKFCQLKISNAQTDEEYTDDALIPKNTSVIIRRIPAAGLKSSNRRFVGHQAGRWREPSPRADPSLLSLEQLLKTENLAEAKASEEDKLKAVMYQSSLCYYSSRAAAPRRTSASGRAQGFPAASCWRWTTQTERES, encoded by the exons atgtcttgtgttcactacaggttccagagtcgactcacctacgactcgctccagtttgaaggcctcaacatcagcgcgggggagctgaagcggcagatcatgaggagcaagaggctgaagttctgccagctgaagatcagcaacgcccagactgatgaag aatacacagatgatgctctcatccctaaaaacacgtcggtcatcatcagacggatccctgcggcgggactgaagtcctcaaacagaagatttgttgg acatcaagctggacgctggcgtgaaccttcacctagagctgatccttcactcctctcactggagcagttgttgaag actgagaatctggctgaggcaaaggcgtcagaggaggacaagctgaaagcggtgatgtaccagtccagcctgtgctactactccagcag ggcagccgctccgcgccgcacaagcgcatccggaagagcacagggattccccgcagcttcctgttggaggtggacgacccagaccgaaagggagtcatga